A region of Chitinophaga horti DNA encodes the following proteins:
- a CDS encoding ABC transporter ATP-binding protein, translating to MSIVLEAVQLTKTYQQYTALRELSISINAGEIFCLLGQNGAGKTTTINLFLGFLAASSGKALIKGVEVTPDNAATKNMIAYIPEVVQLYGNLSGIENLDFFSRLAGFKYSTEELATFLNKAGLQTEAHNKRLGAYSKGMRQKVGIAIALSKNADVIFMDEPTSGLDPKATAEFTAICKELAAEGKTIFMATHDIFNAVNMGSRIGIMKQGSLVHVVNTGGITANELQELYLETI from the coding sequence ATGTCAATAGTATTAGAAGCCGTGCAGCTGACGAAAACGTATCAGCAGTATACGGCGCTGCGCGAATTATCTATCAGCATCAATGCGGGCGAAATATTCTGCCTGCTCGGACAAAACGGTGCGGGTAAAACAACCACCATCAACCTGTTCCTCGGATTCCTGGCCGCCAGCAGCGGTAAGGCGCTCATCAAGGGGGTGGAGGTAACGCCGGATAATGCCGCCACCAAAAATATGATCGCTTACATCCCCGAAGTAGTGCAGCTGTACGGCAACCTGAGTGGTATCGAGAACCTGGATTTCTTCAGCCGCCTGGCCGGATTTAAATACAGTACGGAAGAACTGGCAACGTTCCTCAACAAAGCCGGTCTGCAAACAGAGGCGCACAACAAGCGGCTGGGCGCTTACAGTAAAGGTATGCGTCAGAAGGTGGGTATCGCGATAGCGCTGTCTAAGAATGCAGACGTGATCTTTATGGACGAGCCAACGAGCGGCCTCGATCCGAAGGCGACGGCGGAGTTTACTGCCATCTGTAAAGAGCTGGCGGCCGAAGGCAAAACGATCTTCATGGCCACGCACGACATCTTTAATGCGGTAAATATGGGCTCACGTATCGGCATCATGAAGCAGGGCAGCCTGGTGCACGTTGTGAATACGGGCGGCATTACCGCCAATGAACTACAGGAACTCTACCTGGAAACGATCTAA
- a CDS encoding TonB-dependent receptor, which produces MKLIILLATLLITFTVANGQHTLKGVIINEQGQPVPGASVTIKQKPGTRMATADTLGHYMLETPVPGKAEIIVTGIGYETVHEWLNLSKDTEYNVALYSKSAQLQAVEVLGRAARNYNSDYSFSATRTAILNKDLPQAIGTVTKEIMKDRQAFQLADAVKVIPGVVASSFYNQYSIRGISQNEEGQIVNGMRTRQYYFLQPLTANIERVEVLKGPASASFASVDPGGSINLVTKKPLATERKDVSLSAGSFNTIRGTLDFTGPLNKEKTLLYRLNGAYQRAQSYRDLVRNNALLISPSFSYIPNDKTAINVEIIYSDMEGNLDRGQPIFGAVAGKTNLASTPISLNLGAASDHFKSKEFIITSTFTQKFSEAISLNAAYMKQTWEEDLQEHRTTNAYAPDINNQPVTSMVGMQFVQRAQHWNTDNVNVYFNFRFATAAIKHELLVGYDLSSWRKMMGGGQNAARGYLLKDGSIASSFVPANAANYQTITYNGATLPKPNVAHFDLNNPSYTMRNINDYTFNSRVVIPSALTTIHALYVQEQLRWQKLIVLLGLRHDWFKDITNYKANRELSFTNSRLLPRIGVTYAATKQVNVYATYVEGYQPQSNTATLLPSTGSYLWTDQSAARFKPLISNLKEFGVKTAWWNGRLSANAAVFEINQQNLLMNANLPAYPDSVVTRGAERSRGFELDITGRLLPNWQVYASYSYIDARIMEDNNPALKDARKQNTPYNSANLWTRYDFRKNSRLKDIGIGAGVQHNGDRVPWFDRSFKTPAYTLLDLALYYHPGNGNMQLALNVNNVLNDTYWIGAQNYQRLFPGAPRNAMLTATYNF; this is translated from the coding sequence ATGAAACTAATTATCTTGCTGGCCACGCTGTTGATCACGTTCACAGTCGCTAACGGTCAGCATACGCTCAAAGGCGTCATCATCAATGAGCAGGGACAGCCTGTTCCCGGCGCTTCCGTCACCATCAAACAAAAGCCGGGCACCCGGATGGCTACAGCCGATACTTTGGGCCATTATATGCTGGAAACGCCTGTACCCGGCAAAGCGGAAATCATCGTCACCGGTATCGGCTATGAAACTGTGCATGAGTGGTTGAACCTGTCGAAGGATACGGAGTACAATGTAGCGCTGTACTCAAAGTCGGCGCAGCTGCAGGCGGTAGAAGTGTTGGGCCGTGCGGCAAGGAATTACAATAGTGACTATAGTTTTAGTGCCACGCGCACGGCGATCCTTAATAAGGATTTGCCGCAGGCGATCGGTACGGTGACGAAAGAGATCATGAAGGACAGGCAGGCGTTCCAGCTGGCGGATGCAGTGAAGGTGATACCGGGTGTGGTAGCGTCCAGCTTTTACAACCAGTATTCCATCAGGGGGATCAGCCAGAATGAGGAAGGGCAGATTGTGAACGGCATGCGTACGCGTCAATACTATTTCCTGCAGCCGCTTACGGCGAACATCGAAAGGGTCGAGGTGCTGAAAGGTCCGGCCAGTGCGTCGTTTGCGAGTGTGGACCCGGGTGGTAGCATTAACCTGGTAACGAAAAAGCCACTGGCTACGGAGCGTAAGGACGTGAGCCTGAGCGCCGGCAGCTTCAATACGATTCGCGGTACGCTGGACTTTACCGGTCCGCTGAATAAAGAAAAGACCTTGCTGTACCGCCTCAACGGTGCTTACCAGCGGGCGCAGAGTTACCGCGACCTGGTGCGCAACAATGCGTTACTGATCTCCCCTTCTTTCTCTTATATCCCGAATGATAAAACGGCCATCAACGTAGAGATCATCTACAGCGATATGGAAGGCAACCTAGATCGTGGTCAGCCGATATTTGGTGCGGTGGCAGGCAAGACTAATCTCGCCAGCACGCCCATCAGCCTGAACCTGGGTGCCGCCAGCGATCACTTTAAATCGAAAGAGTTTATCATCACCAGCACATTTACGCAAAAGTTCAGCGAGGCGATCAGTCTGAACGCAGCGTATATGAAACAAACCTGGGAAGAGGATTTGCAGGAGCATCGTACGACTAATGCCTACGCACCGGATATCAACAACCAGCCCGTCACTTCCATGGTGGGCATGCAGTTCGTGCAGCGCGCGCAACATTGGAATACAGATAACGTGAACGTTTACTTTAATTTCCGCTTTGCCACGGCAGCCATCAAACATGAACTGCTCGTCGGTTATGACCTCAGCAGCTGGCGGAAGATGATGGGCGGCGGCCAGAACGCGGCACGCGGCTACCTGCTGAAAGACGGCTCCATAGCCAGTTCCTTCGTGCCGGCCAATGCAGCCAATTACCAGACGATCACGTACAATGGCGCCACGCTGCCAAAGCCGAACGTCGCGCACTTCGACCTGAATAATCCGTCGTACACGATGCGTAATATCAATGACTACACGTTCAATTCGCGCGTAGTGATTCCATCCGCCTTAACAACTATCCACGCGCTGTATGTGCAGGAACAACTGCGCTGGCAAAAGCTCATTGTGCTGCTGGGGCTGCGGCATGACTGGTTCAAAGACATCACGAACTACAAAGCTAACCGGGAGCTGAGCTTTACAAATAGCCGGCTGCTGCCGCGCATCGGCGTTACGTATGCCGCCACCAAACAGGTGAATGTGTATGCTACTTATGTAGAAGGTTACCAGCCGCAGAGCAACACGGCTACGCTGCTGCCAAGTACTGGCAGTTACTTATGGACCGACCAGTCGGCCGCCCGCTTTAAGCCATTGATTAGCAATCTGAAGGAGTTCGGTGTTAAAACAGCATGGTGGAATGGCCGCCTGAGTGCCAATGCAGCCGTGTTTGAGATCAATCAGCAGAACTTATTGATGAACGCTAACCTGCCAGCCTACCCCGACTCGGTGGTCACGCGGGGAGCAGAGCGCAGCCGTGGCTTTGAGCTGGATATTACCGGCAGGCTATTGCCCAACTGGCAGGTGTACGCCTCTTATAGTTACATTGATGCGCGGATCATGGAAGATAACAATCCTGCCCTTAAAGACGCCCGCAAACAGAACACGCCTTACAATAGCGCCAACCTCTGGACGCGCTACGACTTTCGTAAAAACAGCCGCCTGAAGGATATAGGCATAGGCGCCGGCGTGCAGCATAACGGCGATCGGGTGCCCTGGTTCGACCGGTCTTTTAAAACACCGGCCTACACGCTGCTCGATCTTGCGCTTTACTACCATCCGGGCAATGGCAATATGCAACTGGCCCTTAACGTGAACAACGTGTTGAACGATACCTATTGGATCGGTGCGCAGAACTATCAGCGTTTGTTTCCCGGTGCGCCGCGGAATGCTATGCTGACTGCCACTTATAACTTTTAG
- a CDS encoding ABC transporter permease — MKQTKIIAGHFLKIVIRSRAMTIVFLAWLLLVAYAAITGYETYTAQQQMRINFQQQARQSWEANPDKHPHRMAHFGTFAFRQKHPLSMFDYGMESYTGNAVYLEAHKQNTVNFSEAGFSTGLLRFGEISLAMLVQIVLPLVLFFLGFNAIAQQKENGTLKVLLSQGAGFRSIIWGNSVGLFTLALIFLLPVVLVLLVQLALQSTLPAGGAVWARTIGLLFGCLCFLWLVSVVAICVSALSANSRSALLSLLGIWLLMSIVLPKTVQAIGSALHPAPGKIEFDTAVEKDILQIGDSHNPNDPHFKRLKDSVLKAHHADSVQQLPFNYSGFQMREGERMSAEVYNQRLQQLYDVYERQNDVSNYCSLIDPVIGIKNMSMALAGTDFIAYRRFQDQAEDYRYQLAQTMNELQMKYISNSKPKDDHPHMIGKEHWAEFADFTHTFEPVSVTVKAAWLAFTATLLWFLLSFILIRFTAVKAKAL, encoded by the coding sequence ATGAAGCAAACGAAGATTATAGCAGGACATTTCCTCAAGATAGTGATACGCAGCCGGGCCATGACGATCGTGTTCCTGGCATGGCTGCTGTTGGTGGCTTACGCTGCGATAACGGGTTACGAAACGTACACCGCTCAGCAGCAGATGCGCATCAACTTTCAACAACAGGCACGACAAAGCTGGGAAGCCAACCCGGATAAACATCCGCATCGTATGGCACATTTCGGCACGTTCGCTTTCCGCCAGAAACATCCGTTGAGTATGTTCGACTACGGCATGGAAAGTTATACCGGCAACGCCGTGTACCTGGAGGCGCATAAACAAAACACGGTGAACTTCAGTGAGGCCGGCTTTAGCACGGGCCTGCTGCGGTTTGGGGAGATCAGTCTCGCCATGTTGGTTCAGATCGTATTACCGTTGGTGTTGTTCTTTCTCGGATTCAACGCCATCGCGCAGCAAAAGGAGAATGGCACGCTGAAGGTGCTGTTAAGTCAGGGCGCGGGATTTCGGTCGATTATTTGGGGAAACAGCGTAGGCTTGTTTACGTTAGCGCTGATCTTCCTGTTGCCCGTTGTACTGGTCTTGCTCGTGCAACTCGCCTTACAATCCACGCTGCCCGCTGGTGGCGCGGTATGGGCACGCACGATCGGTTTACTGTTCGGCTGCCTGTGCTTCCTCTGGCTCGTCAGCGTAGTCGCGATATGCGTTTCTGCACTAAGCGCAAACAGCCGCTCCGCCTTACTTTCCCTCCTGGGGATATGGCTGCTCATGAGCATCGTGCTGCCTAAAACGGTTCAGGCCATTGGTAGCGCATTACATCCGGCACCCGGTAAGATCGAGTTCGATACAGCGGTGGAAAAGGACATACTGCAGATAGGGGACAGCCATAACCCGAACGACCCGCATTTTAAACGTTTAAAGGATTCTGTACTGAAGGCCCATCATGCAGACTCCGTACAGCAGCTGCCTTTCAACTATTCGGGTTTCCAGATGAGGGAGGGCGAACGGATGAGTGCAGAGGTGTATAACCAGCGCCTGCAGCAATTGTACGATGTATATGAGCGGCAAAACGATGTCAGTAATTATTGCTCGCTCATCGATCCGGTGATCGGTATCAAGAACATGAGTATGGCACTCGCCGGTACGGATTTCATTGCGTATCGCAGGTTCCAGGACCAGGCCGAAGATTACCGTTACCAGCTGGCCCAAACGATGAACGAGTTGCAGATGAAATACATCAGCAACAGCAAACCGAAGGACGATCATCCACACATGATCGGTAAGGAGCATTGGGCGGAGTTTGCAGACTTTACGCATACGTTCGAACCGGTAAGCGTTACGGTGAAGGCCGCCTGGCTGGCCTTTACAGCCACGCTGTTATGGTTCCTGTTAAGTTTTATCCTGATCCGTTTCACCGCTGTCAAAGCAAAAGCACTGTAA
- a CDS encoding DUF3526 domain-containing protein encodes MYRLAFKNFIRSRSVVIALVLFLFVGLVSIVIGKQFLEKQQVSVEAVTRLQQEQIERNVQHIPDQFGLLLYYLRFAYINQPDPTAALAVGQQDVNSSIQYLNIRGLEGQRYDTGLYNPYNQLTGNLDLSFVVLFLFPLLIIAFNFNVLSQESEQGTWSLVRVQENRPLRFILQKLSIRLMVVLGLFFVLLLLAVIIIGLPLNERLLAFASTGILYILFWTALSFLVIVLRRSSSISALMLLSAWVLLCLLLPAMVNNYITARYPVKEAYSTFIKQRDGYHTKWDTNEDSTMNAFFKHYPQFREYVWNSPKFNYMWYYAMQQLGDDESAAEGRAMRDKLLARQASAANAALFFPTMQAQLQFTAIAGTDLDRHLAYLDSTGVFHEQKKLHFYPKIFGDSAVVNEDWSKHVPQFFTAKTPVNWGDMVTPFILFTLLLGVGGAVIFHRNGTR; translated from the coding sequence ATGTACCGTTTAGCATTTAAGAATTTTATACGAAGCCGGTCGGTGGTGATAGCATTGGTGCTTTTCCTGTTCGTTGGACTGGTAAGCATTGTGATCGGCAAACAGTTCCTTGAAAAGCAACAGGTGTCGGTGGAAGCCGTTACCCGCCTGCAACAGGAACAGATAGAACGTAACGTGCAACACATTCCCGACCAGTTCGGCCTGCTGCTTTATTACCTGCGTTTCGCCTACATCAATCAGCCCGATCCCACGGCTGCACTGGCTGTTGGCCAGCAGGACGTAAACTCGTCTATCCAATATTTAAACATACGCGGCCTCGAAGGGCAGCGTTACGATACAGGTTTATACAATCCGTACAACCAGCTCACCGGCAACCTGGATCTCAGCTTCGTAGTACTATTCCTGTTCCCGCTGCTGATCATTGCCTTCAACTTTAATGTGTTATCGCAGGAAAGTGAACAGGGCACCTGGTCACTCGTACGGGTGCAGGAAAACAGGCCGTTGCGCTTTATCCTGCAAAAATTAAGTATCAGGCTGATGGTGGTGCTCGGACTCTTTTTCGTGCTGCTGTTACTTGCTGTTATCATTATCGGGCTACCGCTGAACGAGCGCCTGCTGGCCTTTGCGTCGACTGGTATATTGTACATCCTGTTCTGGACTGCCCTCAGCTTCCTGGTGATCGTGTTACGCCGGAGCAGCAGTATCAGTGCTCTCATGTTGTTAAGCGCCTGGGTGCTACTTTGCCTGTTGCTGCCTGCGATGGTGAACAACTATATCACCGCCCGCTACCCGGTGAAGGAAGCTTACAGCACCTTCATCAAACAACGCGACGGCTATCACACCAAGTGGGATACGAACGAAGACAGTACGATGAACGCTTTCTTTAAACATTACCCGCAGTTCCGTGAGTATGTGTGGAACAGTCCTAAGTTCAACTACATGTGGTATTATGCCATGCAACAGTTAGGAGATGATGAATCTGCTGCAGAAGGCAGAGCGATGCGCGATAAGTTGCTCGCACGACAAGCTTCTGCCGCGAATGCTGCATTGTTCTTTCCGACCATGCAGGCGCAGTTGCAGTTCACGGCCATCGCGGGTACGGACCTGGACAGGCACCTGGCTTACCTCGATAGTACGGGCGTGTTCCACGAACAAAAGAAGCTGCACTTCTACCCGAAAATATTTGGCGACAGCGCAGTGGTGAATGAGGATTGGTCGAAACATGTGCCGCAGTTCTTTACCGCCAAAACGCCTGTCAACTGGGGTGATATGGTCACTCCGTTCATCCTGTTCACCCTGCTGCTTGGTGTTGGCGGTGCTGTCATCTTCCATCGAAACGGTACCCGATGA
- a CDS encoding outer membrane beta-barrel protein yields MSLFFALQPQVRAQQPAPAEKVPRLSGVTVQAARPAVSVNKGKIVYNVQQATNGAGQTALEVLTKVPGITVDGEGNIQFGGSAGVNVMVNGRMTWLSGPQLANFLKGLSAEDIARIETTVSPGASLDAAGNAGIINIITKKRPAQGWGVDLRSAISAGKYTMTNQQIAVHAGGRHLSVYGSFDYNTPHKFFTREGGNAVGPEQLERQTTTSQKIKYYTWRAGAEWKPAARHTIAVNYHGYLDDFTCLHESLLQIGGSTTASQNNIVEPYHYDAVNAGYRFDIDSSGKKFTVDADYTSYRNYSDALMTMQYYQPDGSFQRENKLASYQPGFVKIRSIKSDLELPFGQTTVKAGLKFAHVSNDNNYRFDSVVNGQLTNIANISDHFLYEERISAAYISAARRFDKTSITIGLRLEHTNADGTTAKSGVLNKWTYTQLFPSLLMEQALGEQQQLSLSISRRINRPAYTDLNPVRWYRDEYFYYSGNPALVPELAWSASAIYSLRSRYIFSLVYRRSNDYMSEQLAFDNYSPAIRSQRANFGTMQRVEATAAVPVAILPVWQLQLNSNVNFTTYPVTMIAGNRQLSQWAAALSLQQDISLPVGFKVSLATYYTTREVRGIFRTAAIWYQEAGVKKSWLQGRLNTMVSFNDIFDTYRLQGRSVSDFTNFWYNDKPDSRRVGVSVTYRLGGKVMKGYNRKTEEQERL; encoded by the coding sequence ATGAGCTTGTTTTTCGCGCTGCAGCCGCAGGTGCGCGCACAACAGCCAGCGCCGGCCGAAAAGGTGCCCCGCTTGTCCGGCGTCACGGTACAGGCGGCCCGCCCGGCCGTTTCTGTGAACAAGGGAAAAATAGTATACAACGTGCAACAGGCTACTAACGGTGCCGGGCAAACGGCATTGGAGGTTTTGACGAAAGTGCCCGGCATCACCGTGGATGGAGAAGGAAATATTCAATTTGGCGGCAGCGCCGGTGTAAACGTAATGGTCAATGGTCGTATGACCTGGCTGTCTGGCCCGCAGCTGGCCAACTTCCTGAAAGGGTTAAGCGCCGAAGATATCGCCCGCATCGAAACCACGGTATCGCCGGGCGCCTCGCTCGACGCTGCCGGCAATGCAGGTATCATCAATATCATTACGAAGAAAAGGCCTGCCCAGGGCTGGGGTGTCGACCTGCGCAGCGCCATCAGCGCCGGTAAGTATACGATGACTAACCAGCAGATCGCTGTTCATGCAGGCGGCCGTCACCTCAGCGTGTATGGCTCCTTCGATTATAATACGCCGCATAAGTTCTTTACGAGAGAAGGCGGTAATGCGGTAGGACCTGAACAGCTGGAAAGGCAAACCACTACATCTCAGAAAATAAAATACTACACCTGGCGCGCCGGTGCCGAATGGAAACCCGCTGCCAGGCACACGATCGCCGTCAACTACCACGGCTACCTCGATGATTTCACCTGTTTGCATGAATCGTTGCTTCAGATTGGTGGATCCACTACCGCTTCGCAAAACAACATCGTAGAGCCTTATCACTATGACGCGGTCAATGCAGGGTATCGGTTTGATATTGATTCTTCGGGAAAGAAATTCACCGTAGATGCAGACTACACCAGCTATCGCAATTACTCTGATGCGTTGATGACCATGCAGTACTATCAACCTGATGGAAGTTTTCAGCGGGAAAATAAACTTGCTTCCTATCAACCCGGTTTTGTAAAGATCCGCTCCATCAAGTCGGACCTGGAACTGCCGTTCGGTCAAACTACGGTTAAAGCCGGACTGAAATTCGCGCATGTCAGTAATGATAACAACTATCGTTTTGACTCCGTGGTCAATGGTCAGCTAACGAATATCGCGAACATCAGCGATCATTTTCTGTATGAAGAACGCATCAGTGCCGCCTACATATCTGCTGCCAGGCGTTTTGATAAGACCAGCATCACCATCGGTTTACGCCTGGAGCATACAAATGCCGACGGCACTACTGCGAAATCGGGTGTCCTGAATAAATGGACCTACACCCAATTGTTCCCATCCCTGCTGATGGAACAAGCTTTAGGCGAACAACAGCAGCTCAGTTTATCCATCAGCCGCCGCATTAACCGCCCCGCCTACACCGACTTAAACCCCGTACGCTGGTACCGCGACGAATACTTTTATTACTCCGGCAACCCTGCCCTGGTGCCCGAACTGGCCTGGAGCGCTTCGGCCATCTATAGCCTGCGTAGCCGCTACATCTTTTCCCTGGTTTACCGTCGCAGTAACGACTATATGTCTGAGCAGCTGGCCTTCGACAACTATTCCCCCGCTATCAGGAGCCAGCGTGCCAACTTTGGCACCATGCAGCGTGTGGAGGCCACGGCCGCTGTACCTGTCGCCATATTGCCTGTCTGGCAACTGCAATTGAACAGTAACGTAAATTTTACCACTTACCCTGTGACGATGATCGCCGGTAACAGGCAGCTGTCCCAATGGGCCGCCGCTTTGTCCCTACAACAGGATATTTCCCTGCCGGTCGGTTTCAAAGTTTCCCTGGCCACCTATTATACCACCCGGGAAGTAAGGGGCATCTTCCGCACCGCCGCCATCTGGTACCAGGAAGCCGGCGTTAAAAAATCCTGGCTGCAAGGCCGCCTGAACACTATGGTGTCTTTTAACGACATCTTTGATACTTACAGGCTGCAGGGCCGCTCCGTATCCGATTTCACGAACTTCTGGTACAACGACAAACCCGACAGCCGCAGGGTGGGTGTGTCGGTGACGTACCGCCTGGGCGGTAAAGTGATGAAGGGGTATAACCGGAAAACGGAGGAGCAGGAGCGGTTGTAG
- a CDS encoding RNA polymerase sigma-70 factor: MELVKKADQPAFVCIYRRYWSELYRCAFRIFPNQHTCEELVHDVFLYLWNKGRDTDIRSLKDYLYIAVKNRALNRIRAENNLLTEVDDHALNATSSLQAEERVNCLEINRIYDQALSELPERCRTIMIMSRHEHLSNKEIAARLDIAPKTVENQITIALRHIRTRLGEYLVTLLLFSLLI, translated from the coding sequence TTGGAGCTTGTCAAAAAAGCGGACCAGCCGGCCTTCGTCTGTATTTACAGGCGCTATTGGTCGGAGCTGTACCGTTGCGCTTTCCGCATTTTTCCTAATCAGCATACCTGCGAGGAACTGGTGCACGATGTGTTCCTGTACCTGTGGAATAAGGGGCGCGATACGGATATCCGCTCGCTGAAAGATTACCTGTATATCGCGGTGAAGAACCGGGCGCTGAACAGGATCAGGGCGGAAAATAACCTGCTCACTGAGGTGGACGATCATGCGCTTAACGCCACTTCTTCGCTACAGGCGGAGGAAAGGGTCAATTGCCTGGAGATCAACCGGATATATGACCAGGCACTGTCCGAACTCCCGGAACGTTGCCGTACGATCATGATCATGAGCAGGCATGAACATCTTTCTAACAAAGAAATAGCCGCCAGGCTTGATATTGCGCCTAAAACAGTCGAGAACCAGATCACCATCGCCTTGCGGCATATCCGTACGCGGCTGGGGGAGTACCTGGTGACTTTATTACTCTTCTCTCTATTGATCTGA
- a CDS encoding FecR family protein, whose amino-acid sequence MKGTNDDSTARGVSEAIDQLRDNPVPWNEASMGSEKATEEKILSRLLLSINETGSRPKRMGRRVFLWSAAAAVVVLVATVWYQQTRTVYYPQVLVATKAAQREKVVLPDGSEVLLNAGSRLQYPEQFGRDKREVTLLEGEAYFSVKADAKRPFIVQADSTRTTVLGTTFNVRAYHFIGEVTVTVSSGKVAVSATQELIVTPDQQVTYSKTKRDLQMKAVDADEVLGWIDGKLVFANETFGQVAGLLENKYNVKIVFDDPSLTRYHFTATFEATETLNDVLDALTLTKGLEYTATNNTIHIFQSKI is encoded by the coding sequence ATGAAAGGGACGAACGACGATTCAACAGCAAGAGGTGTTTCCGAAGCCATCGATCAACTCCGGGACAACCCTGTTCCCTGGAACGAGGCCTCCATGGGCAGCGAGAAGGCTACGGAAGAAAAGATCTTAAGCCGCCTGCTGTTGAGCATCAACGAAACCGGCAGCCGCCCGAAACGTATGGGCCGCCGCGTGTTCCTGTGGTCTGCCGCAGCAGCGGTGGTGGTGTTAGTGGCAACGGTGTGGTATCAACAAACCCGCACGGTCTACTATCCGCAGGTGTTGGTAGCTACCAAAGCTGCTCAGCGCGAAAAGGTGGTGTTGCCCGACGGATCAGAAGTATTGCTGAATGCAGGCAGCCGCCTGCAGTATCCCGAACAGTTCGGCCGCGACAAACGCGAGGTAACGCTGCTCGAAGGCGAAGCTTACTTCTCTGTCAAAGCAGATGCGAAAAGGCCCTTCATCGTTCAGGCGGATAGTACGCGCACAACGGTGCTGGGAACAACTTTCAACGTAAGGGCTTATCACTTTATCGGTGAGGTAACGGTAACGGTATCGAGTGGTAAAGTGGCCGTAAGCGCCACACAGGAGTTGATCGTAACGCCCGATCAGCAGGTAACCTACAGCAAAACAAAACGCGATCTGCAGATGAAAGCTGTCGATGCAGACGAGGTGCTGGGCTGGATAGATGGCAAACTGGTGTTCGCCAACGAAACGTTCGGCCAGGTAGCCGGCTTACTCGAAAATAAATACAATGTGAAGATCGTATTTGACGACCCTTCCCTTACCAGATATCACTTTACGGCCACTTTTGAGGCGACGGAAACGCTAAACGATGTGCTGGATGCACTCACGCTCACCAAAGGACTGGAATACACAGCGACGAACAATACCATTCATATTTTTCAATCTAAAATCTAA